A DNA window from Candidatus Wallbacteria bacterium contains the following coding sequences:
- a CDS encoding alkaline phosphatase family protein: MTRIFQRIMKDRLDQKLIERITIAFWIPLICLLILYPHFIPDFLQFPVNIFLVDTGASKTFIREFFTWNELLTPPLFVFLSILLLQKVPFSIPIKIPSVLSYLFVFAVVLTLMSPSPNPFVFGVQEILMEVLGGGKRVVPPLQQPRNASSATIENNYLSRIFKDFPGSDASSHVLILVMETVESSRFEKEILQNSQSFLGKHQDYFRYFSRYFTTNLDSFTSLLSMLTGISVPYPAYSDPERYAGIQKADNLAAAFRRSGKKTMFVCTAQNQPFIPVRGEWDQIITRREINPSSSMISIDSPPIEAALEDRSALPAIIDYMKNNRNTFILQECVFGHSQAWQDKTGITQLKYYDRYVEELLDSLQKQGLLEKTLLILIADHGSRRNPADPENYRIPLIFWGGMVKPGRDDRFLSQLCFARLIRELESPDSEEQTDEPILTVGHSGQWVYGEIRPNGDCQFIENSRGKLLRSQGNLNPLDLQQRFQKYLNQFTAQFPDFR, encoded by the coding sequence ATGACTCGAATTTTTCAGCGGATAATGAAAGACCGCCTGGATCAAAAATTGATTGAGAGAATCACCATCGCTTTCTGGATTCCTCTGATCTGCCTGCTGATTCTTTATCCACATTTTATCCCCGATTTTCTCCAATTTCCAGTCAACATCTTTTTGGTGGATACAGGTGCTTCTAAAACTTTTATCCGTGAGTTTTTTACCTGGAACGAACTTCTCACTCCTCCACTTTTTGTATTTCTAAGTATTCTTCTGCTTCAAAAAGTTCCTTTTTCCATCCCCATTAAGATTCCCTCGGTATTGTCTTATCTCTTTGTCTTTGCAGTGGTTCTTACTCTCATGAGTCCCTCACCCAATCCTTTTGTTTTCGGGGTTCAGGAGATTCTGATGGAAGTGCTTGGAGGAGGAAAGCGGGTAGTCCCGCCGCTGCAGCAGCCCCGAAATGCAAGCTCAGCCACAATAGAAAATAATTACCTTTCCCGGATTTTCAAGGACTTTCCAGGTTCTGATGCATCTTCTCATGTCCTTATCCTGGTCATGGAAACTGTCGAAAGTTCGCGTTTCGAAAAAGAGATTCTGCAGAACTCCCAATCTTTTCTGGGAAAACACCAAGACTATTTTCGCTATTTTTCCCGTTATTTCACTACTAATCTCGATAGTTTTACCAGTCTTCTGTCCATGCTGACTGGAATTTCCGTTCCGTATCCAGCATATTCTGATCCGGAGCGTTATGCAGGAATTCAAAAGGCTGATAATCTGGCAGCAGCATTTCGCCGGAGCGGGAAAAAGACCATGTTCGTCTGTACTGCTCAAAATCAGCCATTCATACCGGTTCGCGGGGAATGGGATCAGATCATCACGAGGCGTGAAATCAATCCTTCATCCTCCATGATCAGCATCGATTCTCCGCCGATCGAGGCAGCTTTGGAAGATCGCTCAGCACTTCCAGCCATAATTGACTACATGAAAAATAACCGGAATACGTTCATTCTTCAGGAATGTGTATTTGGTCATTCCCAGGCCTGGCAGGATAAAACCGGGATCACCCAACTGAAGTACTATGATCGATATGTCGAGGAATTGCTGGACAGTCTTCAGAAACAAGGTTTACTGGAAAAAACTCTTCTGATTCTCATAGCTGATCACGGCTCACGTCGGAATCCGGCTGATCCTGAAAATTACAGGATCCCTTTAATATTCTGGGGCGGCATGGTCAAACCTGGAAGAGATGATCGGTTTCTTTCGCAACTTTGTTTTGCCCGTCTGATCCGGGAACTTGAATCGCCCGATTCAGAGGAGCAAACTGACGAACCGATTCTGACTGTAGGACATTCCGGACAATGGGTATATGGTGAAATCCGGCCCAATGGGGATTGCCAGTTCATTGAAAATTCACGAGGGAAACTCCTGAGAAGCCAAGGAAATCTGAACCCTCTTGACTTGCAACAAAGATTTCAAAAATATTTAAACCAATTTACAGCACAATTTCCCGATTTTCGCTAA
- a CDS encoding alpha/beta hydrolase encodes MKNLVLFVFFLFFSFYLHAEEKSFSRLITLPLDYQSPESGNFSMYYEINSDYDPKKPVVLDFFDLQQPVHYSADELKELSNLDFNFIRFYCRGFGKSYIPQLLISGNVQWQKAWKVLDSENIIRDAEAVRQDYYEHFKPLNQQFFVMGESGGAMLALQYLAEYPDKADRAFLSGCTYSNKDRNLNEFNFIQWLTDLDPKLPELVENILNQPEKYGVEKEKFAYLLQRMGYDRYWDKCYETRCQMLINSLISGDMELYQRFIEKHKYDFVVYDLNPENKKLIEYARELSPELSSMDSSEVFEVMVSEHLGVNVRIAEFYFNEGMTNLSYGLELASGRVASPALYEIWKKGELPVRNIDCLKKLAEKELKTSIFIVDGYYDHVIPHQSVEKIGQSLKNAQIALLNDNHTLNAHTAFLENLTHWFMEKPEKPTEKELLDFFSVLKPGDLIYHKF; translated from the coding sequence ATGAAAAATTTGGTTTTGTTTGTTTTTTTTCTGTTTTTTTCGTTTTACTTGCATGCTGAAGAGAAAAGTTTTTCCCGTCTTATAACCTTGCCGCTTGATTATCAGAGTCCTGAAAGCGGAAACTTTTCGATGTATTATGAAATAAATTCGGATTATGACCCCAAAAAGCCGGTGGTCCTGGACTTTTTTGATTTGCAACAGCCGGTGCATTATTCGGCGGATGAGCTGAAAGAGTTGTCCAATCTTGATTTTAATTTCATAAGATTTTATTGCCGCGGCTTTGGCAAGTCCTATATTCCGCAATTGCTGATTTCCGGAAATGTTCAATGGCAGAAAGCTTGGAAGGTCCTGGACTCTGAAAACATAATCAGGGATGCTGAGGCTGTAAGGCAGGATTATTATGAACATTTCAAGCCGCTTAACCAGCAGTTTTTTGTTATGGGAGAATCCGGCGGCGCGATGCTGGCTCTACAATATCTGGCTGAATATCCTGATAAAGCAGACAGGGCTTTTCTTTCCGGTTGTACTTACAGTAATAAAGACCGCAATTTGAATGAATTCAACTTCATACAATGGCTGACTGATTTAGACCCGAAACTGCCTGAACTGGTTGAAAATATCCTGAATCAACCTGAAAAATACGGGGTAGAAAAAGAGAAATTTGCCTACCTCCTTCAAAGGATGGGTTATGACAGATATTGGGATAAATGTTACGAGACCAGGTGCCAGATGTTGATTAACAGCCTGATTTCCGGAGATATGGAGCTTTATCAACGCTTTATCGAAAAGCACAAGTATGATTTTGTGGTGTATGACCTGAATCCGGAAAATAAAAAACTGATCGAATATGCCAGGGAATTGAGCCCGGAATTAAGTTCCATGGATTCCAGTGAGGTTTTTGAGGTGATGGTTTCCGAACATCTGGGTGTAAATGTCAGAATAGCTGAGTTTTACTTCAATGAAGGAATGACAAACCTTAGTTATGGCCTTGAATTGGCAAGTGGTAGGGTTGCTTCTCCGGCACTATATGAAATATGGAAAAAAGGAGAGCTTCCGGTCAGAAATATCGATTGCTTAAAAAAACTGGCAGAAAAAGAGCTTAAAACCTCAATTTTCATAGTGGATGGTTATTATGATCATGTAATCCCGCATCAGTCAGTCGAGAAAATCGGCCAATCCCTGAAAAACGCCCAGATAGCCCTGTTGAATGATAATCATACCCTTAATGCTCATACAGCCTTTCTTGAAAATTTAACTCACTGGTTTATGGAAAAACCGGAAAAACCCACAGAAAAGGAATTGCTGGATTTTTTTTCAGTATTGAAACCCGGGGATTTGATTTATCATAAGTTTTAA
- a CDS encoding endo alpha-1,4 polygalactosaminidase, which translates to MRKMMLMLFLVICLIIPAAATVETFDKKTAFSAANDFLIQYENPNLAKIGASAFDVVVMDYSSDGYTDGEYTRSQIEQLKNSPGGKKILISYLCIGEAENYRYYWKPEWKDNPPSWMGTTDPDWPDNCKVKFWDENWKKIIFGANSYLDKILAAGFDGIYLDFIYAYEDWTSQFPDSDKRMITLVTEIAAYARSKSPDFLIITSNGLDLCSDKNYLQVLSGICVEDTWYDGDVSLSPKITGEMLPSLDAIAKAGKKVFCVDFVTKKDLIKDFYTKARARGFVPYATSRDMKNLTINAGFEPD; encoded by the coding sequence ATGAGAAAAATGATGCTCATGCTTTTTTTGGTAATCTGCCTGATCATTCCTGCTGCTGCAACAGTGGAGACTTTCGACAAAAAAACCGCTTTTTCCGCTGCCAATGATTTTCTGATCCAGTATGAGAACCCGAACCTGGCCAAAATCGGGGCCAGCGCTTTTGACGTAGTGGTAATGGATTATTCCAGCGACGGCTATACTGACGGGGAATACACCCGCAGCCAGATCGAGCAGTTGAAGAACAGTCCTGGCGGTAAGAAAATATTGATCTCTTACCTGTGCATCGGGGAAGCAGAGAATTACAGGTATTATTGGAAACCTGAATGGAAGGACAACCCACCGTCTTGGATGGGAACCACCGACCCAGATTGGCCGGACAATTGCAAGGTTAAATTCTGGGACGAAAACTGGAAAAAGATCATTTTCGGGGCAAACAGCTATCTGGACAAAATCCTGGCAGCTGGCTTCGACGGCATATACCTGGATTTCATTTATGCTTATGAAGACTGGACATCTCAGTTCCCGGACTCGGATAAGCGGATGATCACTCTTGTAACAGAGATCGCTGCATACGCAAGATCCAAGTCCCCCGATTTTCTGATCATCACCTCCAATGGTTTAGATCTATGCAGCGACAAGAATTATCTGCAGGTGCTCAGTGGAATCTGCGTAGAGGACACATGGTACGACGGCGACGTGTCGCTGAGCCCAAAAATTACCGGGGAAATGCTGCCCAGCCTTGACGCAATCGCCAAAGCCGGAAAAAAGGTCTTTTGCGTTGACTTCGTCACCAAGAAAGATCTGATCAAGGATTTTTATACCAAAGCACGTGCCAGGGGATTTGTGCCTTACGCCACCAGTCGTGATATGAAGAATCTGACGATCAATGCAGGCTTTGAGCCGGATTAG
- a CDS encoding C1 family peptidase: MNFTAVKTLFLFFMFLINFHAFAWNAPLSLINRMTGSGSAVSNENSGLLTHLAPYQCPISTLEVNHNNFSFDKIDLIDQTKLRDPDLPAEFDWRDFNGVTPVKNQGSFQSCWAFSGIAALEHMIKIEDGIEENLSEQDLINWNTSHGGGNGAILSRAGDYFKLLGATYAKNEPYQAHDGIIQLSHPRAYKIIDGGDFFGEDREAMKYCVYHFGALMTMIDGNLLLQNYTGGIFNLKSNTINHDVLIVGWNDNQGYWIIKNSWGTGLGENGYFRIAYGAACIGAVNYAMVYKDLLLN; the protein is encoded by the coding sequence ATGAATTTTACGGCTGTTAAGACATTGTTCCTGTTTTTCATGTTTCTGATCAATTTTCATGCCTTTGCCTGGAATGCTCCGTTAAGCCTCATCAATCGAATGACCGGATCTGGCAGCGCCGTTTCGAACGAAAATTCCGGACTTTTGACTCATTTAGCACCCTATCAATGTCCGATTTCAACTCTGGAAGTTAATCATAACAACTTTTCTTTTGATAAAATCGATTTAATCGATCAGACAAAATTGCGTGATCCGGATCTGCCTGCCGAATTTGACTGGCGTGATTTCAACGGGGTGACTCCGGTAAAAAACCAGGGGAGTTTTCAATCCTGCTGGGCGTTTTCAGGAATCGCCGCCCTGGAACACATGATCAAAATTGAAGACGGTATCGAAGAAAATCTTTCAGAGCAGGATCTTATCAACTGGAACACCTCTCATGGCGGGGGAAACGGGGCAATCCTTTCAAGAGCAGGTGATTATTTCAAGCTGCTTGGTGCTACTTACGCGAAAAATGAACCTTATCAGGCGCATGACGGAATAATCCAGCTTTCCCATCCCAGGGCTTACAAAATCATTGATGGAGGGGATTTTTTTGGGGAAGACCGGGAAGCCATGAAATATTGTGTTTATCATTTCGGAGCATTGATGACAATGATTGACGGAAATTTACTGCTTCAAAATTACACCGGAGGGATTTTCAATCTGAAATCGAACACCATTAATCACGATGTCCTGATCGTCGGCTGGAACGATAATCAGGGCTATTGGATCATCAAAAATTCCTGGGGAACAGGATTGGGCGAGAATGGGTATTTTCGGATTGCTTATGGTGCTGCGTGTATCGGTGCGGTTAATTATGCCATGGTTTACAAAGATCTACTTCTGAATTAA
- a CDS encoding crosslink repair DNA glycosylase YcaQ family protein, translating to MQKFTLEQARSIALQAQFLSGEKLSAGKKGMLETLDRIGYVQIDTISVISRAHHLTFWSRVPRYNEELLDDLTRKEKKIFEYWGHAASYLPISDFRFYLPMMKSYATRSAWAREWVRKYGHLLEPVLQRVREEGPLSSKDFDSDRKRGTWWDWKPAKVALEVLYWQGRLVVAGRTGFQKIYDLPERFLPRDLELSPPTEKEMGEFFIRRALQAYGIATESEIINHIHAAGKALLRKSLTKMVSGKKVLKVKVSGLDKIEYFMLPSTEKCSKENSADNLYLLNPFDNFVIQRDRLRKLFDFDYTIECYVPPPKRKFGYYCLPILWKNRLVGRLDPKADRAKKQFVVKNLVFEPWFSEFREISRPLDSELRKLAKFCSCTELEFGKFSILIFNKAI from the coding sequence ATGCAGAAATTCACTCTGGAACAGGCCCGCAGTATAGCTCTTCAAGCGCAATTTCTCTCCGGAGAAAAGCTTTCTGCGGGTAAAAAAGGCATGCTGGAAACCCTTGACCGCATAGGTTATGTCCAGATCGACACTATCTCAGTGATCAGCAGGGCCCATCACCTGACTTTCTGGTCCAGGGTGCCTCGTTACAATGAGGAGCTGCTGGACGACCTGACCAGGAAAGAAAAGAAGATCTTCGAATACTGGGGACACGCCGCATCATACCTCCCGATCAGCGACTTCAGATTTTATCTGCCTATGATGAAGAGCTACGCGACACGCAGCGCCTGGGCCAGGGAATGGGTGCGGAAATACGGGCATCTGCTGGAACCTGTGCTGCAGAGGGTCAGGGAGGAAGGGCCGCTCAGTTCCAAGGATTTTGACTCAGACCGTAAACGTGGCACCTGGTGGGACTGGAAACCCGCCAAAGTCGCTCTGGAAGTGCTCTACTGGCAGGGCAGGCTCGTGGTGGCTGGAAGAACCGGATTCCAGAAGATCTACGATCTGCCTGAGCGGTTTCTGCCCAGGGATCTGGAACTGAGCCCCCCGACCGAAAAAGAGATGGGAGAATTCTTCATCAGGAGAGCTCTCCAGGCATATGGCATAGCTACTGAATCTGAAATCATCAATCACATCCATGCTGCAGGAAAAGCGCTGCTCAGAAAATCCCTGACAAAAATGGTTTCAGGGAAAAAAGTATTGAAAGTGAAGGTTTCCGGTCTGGATAAAATTGAATACTTCATGCTGCCTTCCACAGAAAAATGTTCCAAAGAGAATTCAGCAGATAACCTGTATCTTCTAAATCCTTTCGATAATTTCGTGATCCAGAGGGACAGGCTCAGAAAGCTCTTTGATTTCGACTATACCATCGAATGCTATGTTCCGCCCCCTAAACGGAAATTCGGCTATTACTGCCTGCCGATTCTCTGGAAAAACAGGCTGGTGGGCAGGCTTGACCCTAAGGCTGACAGAGCGAAGAAACAGTTCGTTGTAAAGAATCTGGTTTTTGAACCATGGTTTAGCGAGTTCAGGGAAATCAGCAGGCCGCTGGACTCTGAATTACGGAAACTGGCGAAATTCTGCTCATGTACTGAGCTTGAATTTGGCAAATTTTCCATATTAATCTTTAACAAAGCCATTTGA
- a CDS encoding DUF120 domain-containing protein: MTVNGKVAKGLRKAGNKLACKTDEIANKLGFIPFPGTLNLKLDDILILDDELLAFFDLDGLVKRPLKFRLYKAMLKGIPVLVTRSFSIIADPDDLLEIIADRNLRESLDLKDDDSVSLEFLEK; the protein is encoded by the coding sequence ATGACTGTAAACGGCAAGGTGGCCAAAGGCTTGAGAAAAGCAGGAAATAAGCTTGCCTGCAAAACAGATGAAATTGCGAATAAACTTGGCTTTATCCCATTTCCGGGAACTCTCAATCTTAAACTGGACGATATTTTGATTCTTGATGATGAACTGCTTGCTTTTTTTGATCTTGACGGACTTGTCAAAAGACCCCTGAAATTCAGGTTGTATAAAGCAATGCTGAAAGGAATTCCGGTGCTGGTCACCAGAAGCTTCAGTATTATAGCAGATCCGGATGATCTGCTGGAAATAATTGCGGATCGTAATCTTCGCGAATCCCTCGATCTGAAAGACGATGATTCAGTCAGCCTGGAATTCCTGGAGAAGTAA
- a CDS encoding S41 family peptidase codes for MIKSLFLLLAILSLSLSVNAAEGDHWIMISSKVDIPDSILKVGDLLLNVNGTCVTGYKDPQELNTVMNSAFKPQGQTETYNVLSYGETREVNLTFTGKMNFNCSFIRESNSVLTEKARQDFSALLEVMDRAYVKSDRQDYAAARDYLKTIAQGDLSRSETMDIGLFLKHFSRFLSLLNDGHAGFLPSDVADAMAARFLLQNNDFRFLPLHVEITETGVYTKKTDLFDRKVRIIGINGEKIEDLIEEMLQFANGDTNQNKLDDVSENFFLFYYLVKGSVNSFQLTVRDLSRENELTLTGVPYQDLLRFSPAPWYYGDPFGFSIKNDVAVMTLKSFGGKKYFYEFVDKCFQEIKDKNLNRLIIDLRQNGGGGTGYLKHLLSRLTDRKMQFWDGVLVKCSQEAKDYGYEFDADLALGESRQYTYEAFSPTAERMFSGEVELLVGRKTFSTAFDCAVCFSAMKLGTLIGSNTGGNNYSTEQGFRVSIPSAGVEFSVPFKIWINVNTPAYDSDLSLKPVTCIYQSESDYFNDIDTVLEYAVKSLGNAGS; via the coding sequence GTGATCAAATCTTTGTTTTTATTGTTGGCGATCCTGTCGCTAAGCTTATCGGTTAATGCGGCAGAAGGCGATCACTGGATCATGATCAGCAGCAAAGTCGATATTCCGGATTCCATTTTGAAAGTCGGCGACCTGCTGCTCAATGTCAATGGCACTTGCGTCACAGGATACAAGGATCCGCAGGAGCTGAATACAGTCATGAACAGCGCCTTCAAGCCCCAGGGGCAGACTGAAACTTACAATGTCCTGTCTTACGGCGAAACTCGGGAAGTGAACCTGACTTTTACAGGTAAAATGAACTTCAATTGCAGCTTTATCAGAGAGTCAAATTCAGTACTAACGGAGAAGGCCAGGCAGGACTTTTCCGCACTACTGGAAGTGATGGACCGGGCTTATGTGAAATCAGACCGCCAGGATTATGCGGCAGCGCGTGATTATCTGAAAACGATAGCTCAAGGTGATTTGTCCCGCAGCGAAACAATGGATATCGGATTGTTTTTAAAACATTTTTCACGCTTTCTCTCCCTGCTCAATGACGGACACGCCGGATTCCTGCCATCGGATGTGGCGGACGCCATGGCAGCAAGGTTTCTCCTGCAAAACAACGATTTCAGATTCCTGCCTTTGCACGTGGAGATCACTGAAACAGGCGTTTACACGAAAAAAACCGATCTGTTCGACAGAAAAGTCCGCATCATCGGGATCAATGGCGAAAAAATCGAGGACCTCATCGAAGAGATGCTCCAGTTCGCAAACGGCGATACGAATCAAAACAAGCTTGACGATGTCTCAGAGAACTTTTTCCTGTTCTATTATCTTGTCAAAGGCAGCGTCAACAGCTTTCAACTGACTGTCAGGGATCTTTCCAGGGAAAACGAATTGACCCTGACTGGTGTACCTTACCAGGATCTCCTGAGATTTTCGCCGGCCCCCTGGTATTACGGGGATCCTTTTGGCTTTTCAATCAAAAATGACGTGGCAGTGATGACTCTTAAGTCTTTTGGCGGGAAAAAATATTTTTACGAATTTGTGGATAAATGCTTTCAGGAAATCAAAGACAAGAATCTCAACCGGCTGATCATCGACCTGCGGCAAAATGGCGGAGGCGGCACAGGTTATCTCAAACATCTTCTGAGTCGGCTCACGGACCGGAAGATGCAGTTCTGGGATGGAGTCCTAGTCAAATGTTCACAGGAAGCCAAAGATTACGGCTACGAATTCGACGCCGACCTTGCTCTGGGAGAATCGCGGCAATATACCTACGAAGCATTTTCCCCGACTGCTGAGCGGATGTTTTCCGGTGAAGTGGAGTTGCTGGTAGGCAGAAAGACCTTTTCCACGGCTTTTGATTGTGCTGTCTGCTTTTCTGCAATGAAGCTCGGCACGCTCATCGGTTCCAACACGGGTGGGAATAATTATTCCACTGAACAAGGCTTCCGCGTTTCAATTCCATCCGCAGGAGTCGAATTTTCCGTACCGTTCAAGATCTGGATCAATGTAAATACTCCGGCATACGACAGCGATTTGTCGCTTAAACCTGTCACTTGCATTTATCAGTCGGAAAGTGATTACTTCAATGACATCGATACGGTTCTGGAATATGCTGTGAAAAGTTTGGGAAATGCAGGATCGTGA